The following coding sequences are from one Lolium rigidum isolate FL_2022 chromosome 6, APGP_CSIRO_Lrig_0.1, whole genome shotgun sequence window:
- the LOC124661387 gene encoding vesicle-associated membrane protein 721-like, with translation MAGEGEEKMLIYAMVARGTTVVAEQTVYEGNFRDIAAQCLQRLPYARDDRFTYACDGHTFTFLVHQGYAFCVVANEAAGREVPLAFLEMIKEDFNKRYAGGKAATAAANSLSRDFGPRLKEQMQYCMDHPEELSRMSKVKAQVSEVKGIMMENIDKVIDRGEHIDGLVTRTEQLHEQAADFRQQGTRIRRKMWFQNMKVKLIVLGIVVALILIIVLSICHGKCH, from the exons ATGGcaggggagggggaggagaagaTGCTGATATATGCGATGGTGGCGCGGGGGACGACAGTAGTGGCGGAGCAGACGGTGTACGAGGGCAACTTCCGGGACATCGCCGCTCAGTGTCTGCAGCGGCTCCCCTACGCCCGCGACGACCGCTTCACCTACGCCTGCGACGGACACACCTTCACCTTCCTCGTCCACCAAGGATACG CATTCTGCGTCGTCGCGAACGAGGCGGCTGGGCGTGAGGTCCCTCTGGCTTTCCTGGAGATGATCAAGGAGGATTTCAACAAGAGATACGCCGGAGGGAAAGCGGCCACCGCCGCAGCCAACAGCCTCAGCAGAGATTTCGG ACCAAGGCTTAAGGAGCAGATGCAGTACTGCATGGATCACCCTGAGGAGTTGAGCAGGATGTCCAAGGTCAAAGCCCAGGTCTCTGAAGTCAAAGGAATCATGATGGAGAATATCGACAAG GTTATTGATCGCGGAGAACACATCGATGGTCTCGTCACCAGGACAGAGCAGCTGCATGAACAGGCTGCCGATTTCAGGCAGCAGGGCACGCGGATAAGGCGTAAGATGTGGTTCCAAAACATGAAGGTCAAGCTCATTGTCCTCGGCATCGTTGTCGccctcatcctcatcatcgtACTCTCGATTTGCCACGGAAAATGCCACTAG